A window of the Juglans microcarpa x Juglans regia isolate MS1-56 chromosome 5D, Jm3101_v1.0, whole genome shotgun sequence genome harbors these coding sequences:
- the LOC121266441 gene encoding pentatricopeptide repeat-containing protein At2g32630: MSTQKVLRTASTVLPSIPPSLSNQEIAQQIAQTLINSGVKHLQTTPSLLSYLNSDITHLVLSDPHVSSQSCSSFFNFLRRNESCTSQKLDLRAHVTLIRRLYGARKFAQMKTMLNCIVTDDNLRCPVPIIISLIEDGYSEPTFAEKLCDMLMRVYADNKMFKEAIEVFDYMAKNGFEIEERSCFVLLLALKRSDRAEECLGFFRRMIESDVLITVYSMTSVINGLCRRGEMERGRGLMVEMFDRGIKPSVITYNTFVNAYVERKDFVGLNEILSLMEKDQVTYNAATYTILIECYGSSGNIEEAEKLFEEMHKKGIKADVHVYTSIINWNCRLGNMKRAFELFDELNERGFAPNVHTYGVLINGICKAGQMEAAEMLVNEMQSKGHDLNRVIFNTLMDGYCKTGMVDEALRLQGFMEKKGFESDEFTYNVIASGMCKSNRHEDAKRLLFIMVDKGVTPNTVNLTTLIGMHCKEGNVGEAKRVFTEMEKKGQKPTTVTYNVLVDGYIKKGKMKEAHRLKEEMEDKGIMPDTYTYTSLVHGETVYGNVDDALKMFEEMSSKGLVRTVATFTAMISGLSKVGRSDEAFKLYDEMMKSGLTPDDRVYSSLVSSLHQVSPSL, encoded by the coding sequence ATGTCCACCCAAAAGGTTTTGAGAACCGCCAGTACTGTCCTCCCGTCAATCCCTCCTTCGCTCTCGAACCAAGAGATCGCCCAACAGATAGCTCAAACCCTTATCAACTCGGGCGTTAAGCACCTCCAGACCACTCCATCCCTACTTTCCTATCTCAATTCCGACATCACTCACCTTGTTCTCTCAGACCCACATGTCTCGTCGCAGTCTTGCTCGAGTTTCTTCAACTTTTTGCGAAGAAATGAATCCTGCACTTCACAAAAACTCGATCTTCGGGCCCACGTTACTCTCATTCGTAGGTTATATGGGGCTCGAAAGTTTGCCCAAATGAAGACTATGTTGAATTGTATTGTGACCGATGATAATCTACGATGCCCGGTTCCGATCATCATTTCGTTGATTGAGGATGGCTATAGTGAGCCCACATTTGCTGAGAAGTTGTGTGATATGCTAATGAGGGTTTACGCAGATAATAAAATGTTCAAAGAGGCTATCGAGGTTTTTGATTATATGGCAAAGAATGGGTTTGAGATTGAGGAGAGATCTTGCTTCGTGCTTTTGCTTGCTCTGAAGAGGTCTGATCGAGCGGAGGAGTGTTTGGGGTTCTTCCGTCGAATGATTGAGTCGGATGTTTTGATTACGGTTTATTCCATGACTAGTGTGATTAACGGGCTGTGTAGGAGAGGAGAGATGGAAAGAGGTAGGGGATTGATGGTTGAAATGTTTGATAGAGGGATTAAACCCAGTGTGATCACTTATAATACATTTGTAAATGCATATGTTGAAAGAAAGGATTTTGTGGGTCTCAATGAGATCTTGAGCTTGATGGAGAAGGATCAAGTAACATACAATGCAGCAACTTATACTATTTTGATTGAATGTTATGGGAGCTCTGGCAATATTGAGGAGGCTGAGAAACTGTTTGAGGAAATGCATAAGAAAGGGATAAAAGCAGATGTTCATGTTTATACTTCAATAATTAATTGGAATTGCAGATTAGGAAACATGAAAAGGGCATTTGAGCTGTTTGATGAATTAAATGAGAGAGGCTTTGCTCCTAATGTTCACACTTATGGGGTCCTAATTAATGGTATATGCAAGGCGGGACAGATGGAAGCAGCAGAAATGTTGGTAAATGAGATGCAAAGCAAAGGGCATGACCTAAATCGAGTTATATTCAATACATTGATGGATGGGTATTGCAAAACAGGGATGGTAGATGAAGCTCTAAGACTGCAGGGTTTCATGGAGAAGAAAGGATTTGAATCTGATGAGTTTACTTATAATGTAATTGCTAGTGGGATGTGCAAGTCAAATAGGCACGAAGATGCAAAAAGATTGTTGTTCATAATGGTAGATAAGGGTGTGACTCCAAACACTGTTAACTTGACTACCTTGATTGGCATGCATTGCAAGGAAGGAAACGTTGGGGAAGCAAAGAGGGTGTTCACTGAGATGGAGAAGAAGGGACAGAAACCAACTACAGTTACGTACAATGTTTTAGTTGATGGTTATATCAAGAAAGGAAAGATGAAAGAAGCTCATAGGCTAAAAGAGGAGATGGAAGACAAGGGGATAATGCCAGACACATATACCTACACATCCCTTGTACATGGTGAAACTGTTTATGGCAACGTGGATGATGCACTAAAAATGTTTGAAGAAATGTCTTCCAAAGGTTTAGTTCGGACCGTAGCCACTTTCACAGCTATGATTTCAGGCTTGTCTAAGGTGGGGAGGTCAGATGAAGCTTTTAAATTGTATGATGAAATGATGAAGTCAGGTCTAACACCTGATGATAGAGTATATTCTTCACTTGTGAGCAGCCTTCACCAAGTCAGCCCTTCGCTCTGA